In the genome of Anabaena cylindrica PCC 7122, the window ATACTCCCGCAGCTTTAGCTCAATTTCCTCTCAAGTTAACAGATGGTATGGCAATGGCTAAACCTATATTAGCAACTCGTGTGGGAGACATTCCTGAAATTCTAGGCGAAACAGGTTACTTAGTTGATTCTGAAGCGCCTGCACAACTTGCCGAAAAAATCAAATTGATATTTGAGGATTTAGATACAGCCAATCAGCGTGCGGTTAAAGCAAGAGAAAGATGTGTAGAAAAATATAGTATCAATTCAATGTCCTCTGTTCTTGAGTCAGTGATCACCAACTTATAGATAGTTCTGAGAAATAATTAATTTTCAAAGAATGATCATATATATTGTTGGTGTAAGAAATAACTTAATTCTCATGTTAATTAAACCTTATGTCTACCAGAAAATTACTACTAAGATTTGCTAAACCTTATCCAGTTTTGATTGTATCAACAATATTATTAGGATTTTCTGGAGCTTTATTTAATGGCATTAGCACGGCTCTAATTGTGCCAGTTATTTTAAAAATAGTAGGACAAAATATAGACTTTAAAGGCGCTCCTGGTATTCTCAAAATTCTCTTAAATCCATTTGATGGTGTGCCAGAAAATTACCGAATTGCAGTTATGGCAGTAGCAGTTATTGGCACAATTGCTTTAAAGAATTTATTTGCATACATTAGTTCATTAACATCTAGTTCTCTCACCCGGATGCTAACATCAGATATGCGAGAAGCTGGACTCAGTATTTTATTAAAAGTTGATATAGATTATTACACCAAGATGAAGGTCGGCGATTTAATGAACCGTCTGGGCGGAGAAATGAGTCGCGCCTCTAGTGCTATAAGTAATGTAGTCAAATTAACTACTCTGTCAATTACAATTTTAGTTTTTATTGGTTTATTATTGTCCATCTCGTGGCAATTAACAATTGCTGCCACAGCTTTAATGTTGGTAGTGACATTGCTGAATCAGTACTTTATTAGCCGTTCCAAAAAATTTGGAAAACAACTCAGTGAGCTATCTAAAGCATATTCAATTGCTGTACTAGAAATTTTGAATGGAATCAGGTTAGTCAAGTCAACAGGCAATGAAACCAGAGAATATCAACGTATTCAAAAACTGATTAAAGATCGTGAAAAAGCAGATTTTGATTCTCAGGCTAATTCACAAGCGATCGGTCCCTTGAGCGAATTTATGGGCATCACTTGTTTATTGATAATTGTTTTTCTGAGTAAAACTTTATTTGCAAACCAAATTACTGCCGTTTCTACCGTACTGCTGACATACTTACTAGTGCTATTGCGATTACTACCATTAATTTCTCAATTAAATGGTCTGCGGAGCAATTTTGCCAGTACTGCTACTAGCGTAGAGATGGTAAGTGAATTTTTGAGGCTAGAAGATAAGCCATTTATGGGTAATGGTAAACTCCCTTATAAAAGCTTAGAAAAGGGAGTACATTTTAAATCTATTTCTTTTGCATATACTGGAAATAAACAACAGGTATTGAAAGATATAAACTTATATTTACCTTGTGGCACAACTTTAGCGTTGGTAGGTGGTTCTGGTGCTGGTAAATCGACATTGGCAGACCTTCTACCAAGATTTTATGATCCAACCAGTGGCTGTATTACTTTTGATGATGTAGATTTACGGGAATTTGATTTAGCTTCTGTGCGAAAACACATGGGAATTGTTAGTCAAGATACTTTTTTGTTTAATGATTCAGTACGGAATAACATCGCCTATGCTAGACCAGAAGCAACAGAAGAAGAAATCATCACAGCAGCACAGCGAGCTAATGCTTATGAATTTATTAACAAATTACCACAGCAATTTGATACCCTGATAGGCGATCGCGGTGTGATGTTATCCGGTGGTCAAAGACAAAGACTAGCGATCGCACGCGCACTAGTTCAAAATCCAGAAATCCTCATCCTAGACGAAGCTACGAGCGCCTTAGATACTGTTTCCGAACGCTTGGTACAATCTGCACTCGATGAACTCAGTCAGAATCGCACCACCCTAGTCATTGCTCACCGTCTTTCCACAGTCCGTAAAGCCGATCAAATAGCCGTCCTAGATCAAGGTCGTGTTGTCGAAGTTGGAACCCATGAAGAACTGCTCAAAAAGGATGGATACTATTCACAGCTATGTTCCATGCAAT includes:
- a CDS encoding ABC transporter ATP-binding protein; translated protein: MSTRKLLLRFAKPYPVLIVSTILLGFSGALFNGISTALIVPVILKIVGQNIDFKGAPGILKILLNPFDGVPENYRIAVMAVAVIGTIALKNLFAYISSLTSSSLTRMLTSDMREAGLSILLKVDIDYYTKMKVGDLMNRLGGEMSRASSAISNVVKLTTLSITILVFIGLLLSISWQLTIAATALMLVVTLLNQYFISRSKKFGKQLSELSKAYSIAVLEILNGIRLVKSTGNETREYQRIQKLIKDREKADFDSQANSQAIGPLSEFMGITCLLIIVFLSKTLFANQITAVSTVLLTYLLVLLRLLPLISQLNGLRSNFASTATSVEMVSEFLRLEDKPFMGNGKLPYKSLEKGVHFKSISFAYTGNKQQVLKDINLYLPCGTTLALVGGSGAGKSTLADLLPRFYDPTSGCITFDDVDLREFDLASVRKHMGIVSQDTFLFNDSVRNNIAYARPEATEEEIITAAQRANAYEFINKLPQQFDTLIGDRGVMLSGGQRQRLAIARALVQNPEILILDEATSALDTVSERLVQSALDELSQNRTTLVIAHRLSTVRKADQIAVLDQGRVVEVGTHEELLKKDGYYSQLCSMQFANNSDTSGKRNQSLLRISYEIRTQLNSMIGLMRLLIDDLVDDSQERQELLEESYKSAWRIINTVDVFDDVINKQIKGQLVSIAEQNRSGITTYYQNFTYLFDEFRSSLNPIFACLRTLADHVEEPIEFQNQLLNEAYESAIYLLGNLEKFEDNIKI